The Verrucomicrobium spinosum DSM 4136 = JCM 18804 genome includes a region encoding these proteins:
- a CDS encoding metal ABC transporter substrate-binding protein, with amino-acid sequence MTYRRHFITTLTLSAFAAVGITACGPPSSSGGSGKSGPKRILTTFTIIQDMAQNVAGEAAIVESITKPGAEIHDYEPTPLDLVKAQHVDLVLWNGMGLERWFEKFFHEVKGVPSAVLTEGIEPVGIGEGPYSGKPNPHSWMSPANAVIYVENIRKALVKLDPANEATYNTNAAAYTAKIKAVDEPVRQKLATIPAEQRWLVSCEGAFSYLTRNYGLKELYLWPINADQEGTPQQVQKVVDSVRSNKIPVVFSESTISDKAMLQVAKETGAKYGGVLYVDSLTNDDGPAPTYLQLLQTNADTIVQGFAGR; translated from the coding sequence ATGACCTATCGCCGCCACTTTATCACCACCTTGACCCTCTCGGCGTTTGCCGCCGTCGGCATCACCGCGTGCGGGCCGCCGTCATCCAGCGGAGGTTCCGGAAAATCTGGCCCCAAGCGCATCCTGACCACGTTCACCATCATTCAGGACATGGCGCAGAATGTGGCGGGTGAGGCGGCGATCGTGGAGTCCATCACCAAGCCGGGTGCCGAGATTCATGACTATGAGCCCACGCCGCTGGACCTGGTGAAGGCGCAGCATGTGGATCTGGTGTTGTGGAACGGCATGGGCCTGGAACGCTGGTTTGAGAAGTTTTTCCATGAAGTGAAGGGCGTGCCCAGTGCCGTGCTGACGGAGGGCATCGAGCCTGTCGGGATCGGTGAGGGACCTTACTCTGGCAAGCCCAATCCGCACTCCTGGATGTCGCCGGCCAATGCCGTGATCTATGTGGAAAACATCCGCAAAGCGCTGGTCAAACTGGACCCCGCCAATGAAGCGACCTACAACACCAACGCCGCCGCTTACACGGCCAAGATCAAGGCTGTGGATGAGCCGGTTCGTCAGAAGCTGGCGACCATCCCTGCGGAGCAGCGCTGGCTGGTGAGCTGTGAGGGTGCCTTCTCCTACCTGACCCGGAACTACGGCCTCAAGGAGCTTTATCTCTGGCCCATCAATGCGGATCAGGAAGGCACGCCCCAGCAGGTGCAGAAGGTGGTGGACAGTGTCCGGTCCAACAAGATTCCGGTGGTCTTTTCCGAGAGCACTATCAGCGACAAGGCCATGCTTCAGGTGGCGAAGGAGACGGGGGCCAAATACGGCGGCGTTCTCTATGTGGACTCGCTGACCAACGATGACGGCCCTGCCCCAACATATCTTCAATTGCTCCAAACCAATGCCGACACTATTGTACAAGGCTTTGCCGGACGGTGA
- a CDS encoding metal ABC transporter permease, with protein sequence MMESLLVPFQYEYMVKAILLSGLIGAVCAFLSCFITLKGWSLMGDALSHAIVPGVAVASILGLPFSLGAFVAGLLAAVGMGWVKHRSRLREDAVIGVVFTTWFALGVLLLSMFPSSINLRTIIFGNILGISDRDIVQVVCIAGLSLGVLLVKWRDLLVYCFDASHARSLGMNTTFLHFLLLALLSATAVAAMQTVGAVLVVAMLVTPGATAYLLTDRFGRMILLATGMGLFCGVAGAYASYFLDGSTGGCIVVLQTVLFLLALVLAPKHGLLAARLRRREARAVAGALAPSTPKGPQPPSSSISV encoded by the coding sequence ATGATGGAGAGCCTGCTCGTCCCGTTTCAGTACGAGTACATGGTGAAGGCCATTCTTTTGAGTGGCCTCATCGGGGCCGTGTGTGCCTTTCTTTCGTGCTTCATCACGCTGAAGGGCTGGTCGCTCATGGGGGATGCCCTCTCTCATGCCATCGTGCCTGGAGTGGCCGTGGCTTCCATTTTGGGCCTGCCCTTCTCCCTGGGGGCGTTTGTGGCTGGTCTGCTGGCTGCTGTGGGCATGGGTTGGGTGAAGCATCGCTCCCGGTTGCGGGAGGACGCCGTGATCGGCGTCGTGTTCACCACTTGGTTTGCGCTGGGGGTGCTGCTGCTTTCGATGTTTCCCAGCTCGATCAATCTGCGCACCATCATATTTGGCAACATCCTGGGCATCTCAGACCGGGACATTGTCCAGGTGGTCTGCATTGCCGGCCTCTCGCTGGGAGTGCTGTTGGTGAAGTGGCGGGACCTTCTGGTGTATTGCTTTGATGCCAGCCACGCCCGCAGTCTGGGGATGAACACCACCTTTCTCCATTTTCTCCTGCTGGCATTGCTTTCCGCCACGGCGGTCGCCGCCATGCAGACGGTCGGTGCCGTGCTCGTGGTGGCCATGCTGGTTACCCCTGGGGCCACGGCCTATTTGCTGACAGACCGGTTCGGCCGCATGATTCTCCTGGCCACCGGCATGGGCCTTTTCTGCGGTGTTGCAGGGGCATATGCCAGTTACTTTCTGGATGGCTCCACCGGGGGGTGCATTGTGGTGCTCCAGACGGTGCTCTTCCTCCTGGCCCTGGTGCTGGCCCCCAAGCATGGGCTGCTCGCGGCCAGACTCCGTCGCCGGGAAGCCCGGGCTGTCGCGGGTGCGCTGGCACCTTCTACCCCCAAAGGCCCGCAGCCTCCCTCGTCCTCCATTTCCGTGTAA
- a CDS encoding tetratricopeptide repeat protein, giving the protein MHPSSIESRGDDLPSDIAQKVDALCLRGNELAEAEQDDEAICTFQEAYSLLPEPVERWYAATWIQVAIGDTAFIRGDLNGAAEAFQKLAQLRGWLDNPFVRMRRGQVALELGDPEMAANELAAAFMLGGYEIFDSEDDKYAEFALSKLLPPVPPVDHPLARFHLHPDSTDEEGNHPEAKKPWWRFF; this is encoded by the coding sequence ATGCATCCATCATCAATCGAATCCCGCGGTGACGATCTTCCATCCGACATCGCTCAAAAAGTCGATGCTCTTTGCCTGAGGGGCAATGAGCTCGCGGAGGCAGAACAAGATGATGAGGCCATTTGCACTTTTCAAGAGGCCTACAGCTTGCTGCCCGAGCCGGTCGAACGTTGGTATGCGGCGACGTGGATCCAGGTCGCCATCGGAGACACCGCTTTCATTCGGGGCGATCTGAATGGTGCTGCCGAAGCTTTCCAGAAGCTGGCGCAGCTCAGAGGTTGGCTTGACAATCCCTTCGTTCGCATGCGGCGGGGACAGGTGGCCTTGGAACTAGGGGACCCTGAAATGGCTGCCAACGAACTTGCGGCCGCCTTCATGCTCGGTGGCTATGAGATTTTCGACAGTGAAGATGACAAATATGCGGAGTTTGCGTTGTCGAAGCTGCTTCCACCGGTCCCCCCCGTGGACCATCCGTTGGCGCGATTCCATTTGCATCCAGATTCGACCGATGAGGAGGGCAACCATCCGGAGGCAAAAAAGCCCTGGTGGAGGTTCTTTTAA
- the mntR gene encoding transcriptional regulator MntR, with translation MSDPRPVRSSNGQSRAIEDYLEQIHNLIESKGYARVVDIAQNLGISQASVTNMIQKLDAEGYLVYERYRGVTLTAEGRRVGQAIAKRHDVLTRLLAGFGLDAETVHRDVEGMEHHISKSTLKVLTLILEELEGNTELMRRLKEKME, from the coding sequence ATGTCAGACCCCCGCCCCGTCCGATCTTCCAATGGTCAGTCCCGAGCCATCGAGGACTATCTGGAGCAGATCCACAACCTCATTGAAAGCAAAGGCTACGCCCGGGTGGTGGACATTGCCCAGAACTTGGGGATCTCCCAGGCCAGCGTGACGAACATGATCCAGAAGCTGGATGCGGAGGGGTACCTCGTCTATGAGCGCTACCGCGGCGTCACGCTCACTGCCGAGGGCCGTCGGGTCGGCCAGGCCATCGCCAAGCGCCACGATGTGCTCACCCGCCTCCTCGCGGGATTCGGACTGGATGCGGAGACCGTGCATCGCGATGTGGAAGGCATGGAGCACCACATCAGCAAGAGCACGCTCAAGGTGCTGACGCTCATTCTGGAGGAGCTGGAGGGCAATACGGAGTTGATGCGGCGGCTCAAGGAGAAGATGGAGTAG
- a CDS encoding manganese/iron ABC transporter ATP-binding protein → MSDASTPLSIEVTDVTVAYTNGNVALRDTTFSLHSGTVCALVGVNGSGKSTLFKVIMGFLKPAKGTVRIGGRPVKEAQKRNLVAYVPQSEEVDWTFPVSVWDVVMMGRYGSMNFLRIPREEDRRIVRESLERVGMSEYKDRQIGELSGGQKKRVFLARALAQRGRIMLLDEPFTGVDVKTETAIIDLLEELREDGHIILVSTHNLGSVPEFCDRVVLVNRTVLASGPTAEIFTEENLAKAFGGVLRHFKFDHTDLPGSARNEVLLLSDDERPLLLGQDGAPKRSGVGTKTGPLAEDSRK, encoded by the coding sequence ATGTCCGACGCCTCCACGCCGCTTTCGATTGAGGTCACCGATGTCACGGTGGCGTACACCAACGGCAACGTGGCCCTGCGGGACACCACCTTCAGCCTGCACTCTGGCACCGTCTGCGCCCTGGTAGGCGTGAATGGCAGCGGGAAGAGCACCCTGTTCAAGGTGATCATGGGTTTCCTGAAGCCCGCCAAAGGCACCGTACGCATCGGGGGGCGGCCGGTGAAGGAGGCCCAGAAGCGCAATCTGGTGGCCTACGTGCCCCAGAGTGAGGAGGTGGACTGGACCTTCCCCGTGAGCGTGTGGGATGTGGTCATGATGGGCCGGTACGGCTCCATGAATTTCCTGCGCATCCCGCGGGAGGAAGACCGGCGTATCGTGCGGGAGAGTCTGGAACGCGTGGGCATGTCGGAATACAAGGACCGCCAGATTGGCGAGCTCTCCGGCGGGCAGAAGAAGCGTGTCTTCCTGGCCCGGGCTCTGGCGCAGCGCGGCCGGATCATGCTGCTGGACGAGCCTTTCACCGGTGTGGATGTAAAGACGGAGACGGCCATCATCGATCTCCTGGAGGAGCTGCGTGAGGACGGGCACATCATCCTGGTTTCCACCCACAACCTCGGCAGCGTGCCGGAGTTTTGTGACCGCGTGGTGCTCGTGAACCGCACGGTGCTGGCGTCCGGTCCTACGGCGGAGATCTTCACAGAGGAAAACCTGGCCAAGGCCTTTGGCGGCGTGTTGCGGCACTTCAAGTTTGACCACACGGACCTCCCGGGGTCCGCGAGGAATGAAGTTCTCCTGCTCTCCGATGATGAGCGGCCCCTGCTCCTCGGTCAGGATGGTGCTCCCAAGCGCAGCGGCGTGGGCACCAAAACCGGTCCACTGGCGGAGGATTCGCGGAAATGA
- a CDS encoding transporter — MKLNPPAFLPALLFTSFTASSVLAGVPSVPASALVTNGQAKPLREMSTDRPDKTESAYTVDAGHLQIEADLITWTRDREHGVAYDALDVATMNFKFGLTDSIDFQVVVASYHYERTRADRVRSTDEGFGDLTLRTKFNVWGNDGGRTALAIMPVVTLPTASGDYGVADAEAGIIVPLAVELAKGWALGLMTELDVVNDEDGSGHTVHVVNSITVGHDLTEKLGMYVEFFSEIPAENTSEWIGTVDVGFTYAVTENLRLDAGVNVGVTDTADDLNPFLGISMRF, encoded by the coding sequence ATGAAACTCAATCCACCCGCTTTTCTCCCTGCTCTCCTGTTCACCAGTTTCACGGCCTCTTCCGTGCTGGCGGGCGTTCCCTCCGTTCCTGCGTCTGCGCTCGTCACAAACGGCCAGGCCAAACCCCTGCGGGAGATGAGCACGGACCGTCCGGACAAGACGGAGAGTGCCTACACGGTGGATGCCGGGCATCTCCAAATTGAGGCCGATCTCATCACCTGGACCCGGGATCGGGAGCATGGCGTGGCCTACGACGCCCTGGACGTTGCCACGATGAACTTCAAGTTCGGTCTCACGGACTCCATTGATTTCCAGGTGGTGGTGGCGAGCTACCACTACGAGCGCACCCGCGCCGACAGGGTCCGGAGCACGGACGAAGGCTTCGGCGACCTGACCCTGCGGACGAAGTTCAATGTCTGGGGCAACGATGGAGGTCGCACCGCGCTGGCGATCATGCCCGTTGTCACCCTCCCCACCGCCAGCGGAGACTACGGCGTGGCGGATGCCGAGGCTGGCATCATCGTTCCGCTCGCCGTCGAGCTGGCGAAAGGTTGGGCGCTTGGGCTGATGACAGAGCTGGATGTCGTGAACGACGAGGACGGCAGCGGCCACACGGTTCACGTAGTGAATTCCATCACCGTGGGTCACGACCTGACGGAGAAGCTCGGGATGTACGTCGAGTTCTTCTCCGAGATCCCTGCTGAAAACACCAGCGAATGGATCGGTACGGTGGACGTAGGCTTCACCTATGCGGTCACGGAGAACCTGCGACTCGATGCAGGGGTGAATGTGGGGGTGACTGACACGGCAGATGATCTGAACCCTTTCCTCGGCATTTCCATGAGGTTCTAG
- a CDS encoding glycosyltransferase, with translation MGMPDKCYAEPRGRPGWARLLSPPYLSTCSEMPVMQDNQETTAPRIKMRENTLVAGGLPLGRMALMAPEFNTYKSAWNEHIPFAFWLVEQLRPVSIVELGVHTGLSYSAFCQAVKVLHLECKCLGIDTFEGDPHAGVYGPEILRELRSHHDPLYSGFSTLIQDTFDNALEHVANGSIDLLHIDGTHFYESAKNDFEKWLPKVSTRGVVLFHDTQETGHGFGVHRLWSELIQRYPSFEFHHGHGLGVLGVGKDVATPVGTLFSVSEADRSALRQLFSRLGSRLTLELQTAETPQLKNAMAAMAQTVAKLENEAAAARLSLEAATEKRTELSRSLDEAISRLKGAEETTHQLRISALTGVHAIGIQNQRLASAARLVRGAKMAAKQREEHLHEQERHLVTYRQHFIASSFKSRITARAPWTGGKKLRMQQSLILQSGVFDAEYYQSQLPEGFTVKDPVLHYLVIGWKCGLSPHRLFDASWYQKTYRRELKGGEPLTNFLIEGWKEMRLPNCLFHTSWYMKRYQEEIPEGQNPLSDYLQHGTTKKRWPHPLFDGGWYVSKYRKQLSSKTPLEHFLSDANAWKHRPNGLFDTTWYVAEYLGKSGKGMIPLLHYCEIGAQLKFSPNSLFDVPWYLGRHPEVAKLPHSVLEYYLHHLTSECLQPHPLFDAAWYLEQYAPELEPGATAFSHYLDRGWRLGFSPHPSFDAKRYLDRNHDVVALGMEPLRHYLGFGWKEGRAPNAWFDPRDYLQRNPDVAAAGLEPLTHYVEHGQFEDRYRERDSSLALLGAPEPLDRYDCWLETNTFTEAAEEDLRIALTRATGSLPKISVVMPVYNTPLWALQKAVQSVTAQIYDNWQLCIADDCSTEPDIRQYLQALQASDSRISVTFLEQNSGISAATNAAAALAEGEFLAFLDHDDELTIDALAEMALGLAAHPDWDMAYSDDDLIDPAGRRHRPQFKPDWSPTLLLSFMYMSHLLMVRRSVFENLGGFRVGFEGAQDYDFALRASEAVNQVGHIPKILYHWRVMPGSTATGGAAKPESFERGRLAVQQAVERRKISAKVNHPDWALQAGCGIFSLHHPDHGPQVDIVIMNRNGGKLLERCLQSLQMTTYQNYVVTVADNTSNDPGTLEVLQKSGAKIITLPDEVPGRFSFSNLYNRALSQSTAEFVLLLNNDTEVKNPRWLSQMMGYALMEGVGAVGACLLFPDHTVQHAGMLLGCHEGKVGHAFKNTPAHEHGYMALRAVTRESSGVTAACMLIRRDCYFSVGGQDEQRFAVGYNDADLCLKLGDKGLRSIYCGEAELFHHEGKSRGTGNDDPLEEAAIRAEVRHRPDRFYNLNLSLENERFEVGTRRPLPHVTRATRTAFATHNLNHEGAPRLLLELITGLKTRGHVEPVVVSPVDGPLRQEFEQAGIQVAVGPISEGGSSIEELQEYLAKILRECRAELVVANTLQTWWAVTLAHRENTPSIWHVHESEPWDTYFDYLPLSVRSEAYRAFAMPYRIIFVARATLRGWEALNSRKNFECIPGALDLDYLDAKIDNASRDELRSQLNIAADEVVLILVGTVCDRKGQADAVEAMEILAQDVLKRVRLILVGYRESLHYGQTLVRKVESLAPALRGKIVIEKERADCIRYVKAADIALCTSRVESYPRVILEAMACGLPIITTPVFGIVEQVRPGRNAIFYQPGRISELARAIETLVRDEDMRRRFAASSPEVLSALPGYDEVMERHAKLIHEGRLTCERNLAIGEPRVTIRPSEHRRTEELPPEAMGQEVDPAPNKFAAIQGIIDRKLPKHVRENRRRIAANYLVRGSGLEIGAFHTPLELPPGVATRYVDRRSVADHIAQFPELDPNDLVPVDILDDGETLASIGADSVDFIIASHMLEHCENPLGTVRAHLSKIRQGGWLFYVVPDKRNSFDVDRPLTPFEHLVGDDADHGEGSRFAHYLEWATDVKKIVDDVHAKEEASKLMEMRHSIHFHVWDGASWLDFLVRCRTHLDSRFEMVHYELAGPELICVLRKV, from the coding sequence ATGGGAATGCCCGACAAGTGCTATGCTGAACCCCGAGGGCGGCCAGGTTGGGCCCGCCTGCTTTCCCCACCCTATCTCTCCACCTGCAGCGAGATGCCCGTCATGCAAGATAATCAGGAAACTACAGCACCAAGAATCAAAATGCGAGAAAACACCCTGGTTGCGGGCGGCCTGCCCCTAGGACGGATGGCCCTGATGGCACCTGAATTCAACACCTACAAAAGCGCGTGGAACGAACACATTCCATTTGCTTTCTGGCTTGTGGAGCAGCTCCGGCCCGTGTCAATTGTGGAACTCGGCGTTCACACTGGCCTCTCGTATAGTGCTTTCTGTCAGGCGGTCAAAGTGCTGCATCTTGAATGCAAGTGCCTCGGGATTGACACATTCGAGGGAGATCCCCATGCAGGAGTTTACGGGCCGGAAATCCTGAGGGAGCTGAGGAGCCATCATGACCCTCTCTATTCGGGGTTCTCCACCCTGATTCAAGACACTTTCGACAACGCACTGGAACACGTCGCGAACGGGTCGATTGATCTATTGCATATCGATGGAACCCATTTTTACGAGTCGGCCAAGAACGATTTCGAAAAGTGGCTCCCAAAAGTGAGCACACGCGGTGTGGTGCTCTTTCATGACACCCAAGAGACCGGGCACGGATTTGGCGTTCACCGCCTCTGGAGCGAGCTGATCCAGCGCTATCCCTCCTTTGAATTTCATCACGGCCACGGGCTCGGCGTGCTCGGCGTCGGAAAGGATGTCGCAACTCCCGTAGGGACTTTATTCAGCGTGTCAGAGGCAGACAGATCTGCTTTGCGTCAACTTTTTTCCAGATTGGGATCAAGGCTTACGCTGGAGCTTCAGACCGCGGAAACGCCCCAACTGAAGAATGCGATGGCTGCCATGGCGCAAACCGTTGCAAAGTTGGAAAATGAAGCAGCAGCAGCGCGCCTCTCGCTTGAGGCCGCTACGGAGAAGCGGACAGAGCTCTCTCGATCACTCGACGAGGCCATATCCCGATTGAAGGGAGCCGAGGAGACAACCCATCAGTTGAGAATTTCCGCACTGACAGGAGTGCATGCCATCGGGATCCAGAATCAGCGGCTCGCTTCGGCGGCGCGGTTGGTGAGGGGGGCAAAAATGGCGGCGAAGCAGCGAGAGGAACACCTGCATGAACAGGAGCGCCACCTTGTGACCTACCGGCAACACTTCATCGCGAGCAGTTTTAAATCTCGAATCACGGCAAGGGCTCCTTGGACGGGCGGAAAAAAGCTTCGAATGCAGCAAAGCCTTATTCTGCAATCAGGAGTCTTTGATGCTGAGTACTACCAAAGCCAGCTTCCCGAGGGATTCACTGTCAAGGATCCTGTACTTCACTATTTAGTCATTGGCTGGAAGTGCGGCCTGTCGCCCCATCGACTCTTTGACGCATCATGGTATCAGAAGACGTATCGACGGGAGTTAAAAGGCGGGGAGCCGCTGACGAATTTCCTGATCGAAGGGTGGAAGGAGATGCGTCTGCCCAACTGCCTCTTCCATACCTCGTGGTACATGAAGCGCTATCAAGAGGAGATACCCGAAGGGCAAAATCCCCTCTCGGACTATCTCCAGCATGGCACCACAAAAAAGCGATGGCCCCATCCCCTTTTTGATGGTGGGTGGTATGTGTCCAAATACCGGAAACAACTTTCCAGCAAAACTCCCCTGGAGCATTTTCTTAGTGATGCCAATGCGTGGAAGCACCGCCCCAATGGCCTCTTCGACACGACATGGTATGTGGCGGAATACCTTGGCAAAAGCGGAAAGGGGATGATCCCCCTGTTGCACTATTGCGAGATCGGAGCGCAACTGAAGTTCTCACCCAATTCTCTATTTGATGTGCCCTGGTACCTTGGCCGGCATCCGGAGGTTGCGAAGCTTCCCCATTCGGTCCTTGAGTATTATCTTCATCACTTGACCAGCGAGTGCTTGCAGCCCCACCCGCTGTTTGATGCAGCCTGGTACCTTGAACAATATGCGCCGGAGCTTGAGCCCGGGGCGACCGCCTTCTCGCATTACCTGGATCGCGGCTGGAGGCTGGGGTTTTCTCCACACCCATCTTTTGATGCCAAAAGATATCTCGACCGAAACCATGATGTGGTGGCACTTGGAATGGAACCTCTCAGGCACTATCTGGGGTTCGGCTGGAAAGAGGGCCGGGCTCCGAATGCCTGGTTTGACCCCAGAGACTATCTGCAGCGCAATCCAGATGTGGCGGCCGCCGGGCTTGAGCCGCTCACTCACTATGTAGAGCATGGTCAATTTGAAGACCGGTATCGAGAAAGAGATTCCAGCCTGGCACTTCTGGGGGCACCCGAACCTCTAGACCGGTATGACTGCTGGCTTGAGACAAACACCTTTACCGAGGCGGCCGAAGAGGACCTGCGAATTGCCCTGACTCGCGCAACCGGATCCCTGCCGAAGATCTCTGTCGTGATGCCAGTTTACAACACGCCTCTCTGGGCGCTACAGAAGGCTGTTCAAAGCGTGACAGCGCAGATCTATGACAACTGGCAACTTTGCATCGCGGATGACTGCAGCACGGAACCGGATATTCGCCAATATCTGCAGGCCCTTCAAGCATCCGACTCCAGAATCTCAGTCACGTTTCTAGAACAAAATTCGGGAATAAGCGCTGCGACGAATGCTGCAGCGGCACTTGCTGAAGGGGAGTTCCTGGCGTTTTTGGATCATGACGATGAATTGACCATCGATGCCCTTGCCGAGATGGCTCTTGGACTTGCTGCGCATCCGGACTGGGACATGGCTTACTCGGACGATGATCTCATTGATCCAGCGGGCAGGCGTCATCGTCCTCAGTTTAAGCCCGACTGGTCGCCTACTCTGCTGTTGTCCTTCATGTATATGAGCCATCTTTTGATGGTCCGGCGTTCTGTTTTCGAAAATTTGGGAGGGTTCCGAGTGGGGTTTGAGGGTGCCCAGGACTATGATTTCGCTCTCCGTGCGTCAGAGGCAGTAAACCAGGTGGGGCACATTCCCAAAATTCTCTATCATTGGCGAGTCATGCCTGGGTCCACCGCCACGGGTGGTGCCGCCAAACCAGAAAGCTTTGAACGGGGACGACTCGCCGTCCAGCAAGCCGTCGAACGCCGAAAGATCTCCGCCAAGGTTAATCACCCTGATTGGGCTCTACAGGCAGGATGCGGCATTTTCTCCCTGCACCATCCTGATCATGGCCCCCAAGTTGACATTGTGATCATGAATAGAAACGGGGGGAAACTGCTTGAAAGGTGCCTGCAGTCCCTTCAGATGACGACTTATCAAAATTATGTCGTCACGGTCGCGGACAACACCAGCAACGATCCGGGCACCCTGGAAGTGCTACAGAAGAGCGGGGCAAAAATCATCACCCTTCCAGATGAAGTGCCCGGGAGGTTCAGCTTTTCCAATCTCTACAATCGCGCCCTGAGCCAGTCCACAGCGGAGTTTGTGCTGCTGCTCAACAATGACACCGAAGTCAAAAATCCTCGGTGGCTTTCCCAGATGATGGGTTATGCGCTGATGGAAGGTGTGGGAGCAGTGGGTGCCTGTCTGCTTTTTCCGGACCACACCGTCCAGCACGCGGGGATGCTGCTGGGCTGCCATGAAGGCAAGGTTGGGCATGCATTTAAAAACACGCCTGCGCATGAGCATGGCTACATGGCTCTGCGTGCGGTGACCCGCGAGAGCAGTGGCGTGACTGCGGCCTGTATGCTCATACGGCGCGACTGCTACTTTTCGGTGGGCGGGCAGGACGAGCAGCGCTTCGCCGTCGGCTACAATGATGCTGACCTCTGCTTGAAACTCGGCGATAAAGGACTCCGGAGCATTTACTGCGGTGAGGCAGAGCTCTTCCACCATGAAGGGAAAAGCCGCGGAACCGGGAATGACGATCCGCTAGAGGAGGCTGCAATCCGTGCGGAAGTCCGCCATCGACCCGACCGCTTCTACAACCTCAACCTCTCACTGGAAAACGAGCGTTTTGAAGTGGGGACCCGCCGCCCATTGCCTCATGTTACCCGCGCCACACGCACAGCCTTTGCCACCCACAATTTGAATCATGAGGGTGCCCCGCGCCTGTTGCTGGAGCTGATCACTGGCTTGAAAACACGCGGCCACGTGGAGCCAGTGGTGGTATCACCTGTGGACGGCCCCCTCCGGCAGGAATTCGAACAAGCCGGCATACAAGTTGCCGTAGGACCGATTTCCGAAGGAGGAAGTTCGATCGAAGAGCTTCAGGAATATCTGGCGAAAATTCTGCGCGAATGCAGGGCTGAACTTGTTGTTGCCAATACTCTCCAGACATGGTGGGCGGTTACCCTTGCGCATCGCGAAAACACCCCCTCCATTTGGCACGTTCACGAAAGTGAACCTTGGGACACCTACTTTGACTACCTGCCTTTATCCGTGCGAAGCGAGGCTTACCGTGCATTCGCCATGCCCTATCGGATCATCTTTGTCGCCCGAGCCACGCTGCGCGGGTGGGAGGCGCTGAATTCAAGGAAAAATTTTGAGTGTATCCCTGGCGCATTGGATCTGGATTATCTGGATGCCAAAATTGACAATGCCTCACGAGACGAACTCCGCAGCCAACTGAATATTGCAGCTGACGAGGTGGTGCTCATTCTTGTGGGCACCGTGTGTGATCGCAAAGGCCAGGCAGACGCAGTAGAAGCGATGGAAATTTTGGCTCAAGATGTCCTCAAGCGGGTCAGGCTCATTCTAGTCGGATATAGAGAGTCCCTCCACTACGGGCAAACGCTTGTTCGGAAGGTCGAGAGCTTGGCCCCGGCTTTGAGGGGGAAAATTGTCATCGAGAAGGAGCGCGCCGACTGCATTCGGTACGTCAAGGCCGCAGATATCGCATTGTGCACATCAAGGGTCGAATCGTATCCGCGTGTCATATTGGAGGCGATGGCCTGTGGGTTGCCCATCATCACTACGCCCGTGTTTGGGATTGTAGAGCAAGTCCGACCCGGTAGAAACGCCATCTTCTATCAACCGGGGCGAATATCTGAGCTGGCCCGCGCGATAGAGACTCTCGTTCGCGATGAGGACATGCGTCGACGTTTTGCGGCGAGCTCGCCAGAGGTACTCTCCGCTCTCCCTGGGTATGATGAAGTGATGGAACGTCACGCAAAGTTAATTCATGAGGGCAGGCTAACCTGTGAGCGCAATCTTGCGATTGGAGAGCCCAGAGTGACGATCAGACCTTCAGAGCACAGGAGAACTGAGGAACTTCCTCCGGAAGCCATGGGGCAGGAGGTTGATCCCGCACCAAACAAATTTGCAGCCATACAAGGGATCATAGATCGAAAGCTGCCGAAGCACGTCCGGGAAAATCGCCGCCGGATTGCAGCAAACTATTTGGTGAGAGGCAGCGGGCTGGAGATAGGCGCGTTTCATACACCGCTCGAACTTCCGCCAGGTGTGGCTACGCGCTACGTGGACCGCCGTTCGGTTGCAGATCATATTGCCCAGTTCCCCGAACTTGACCCTAACGATCTGGTCCCAGTCGATATCCTTGATGATGGCGAGACGCTGGCCAGCATCGGAGCTGACTCCGTTGACTTCATCATCGCAAGTCACATGCTGGAACATTGCGAAAACCCATTGGGCACAGTGCGAGCTCACTTGAGCAAGATCAGGCAGGGTGGATGGCTTTTCTATGTCGTTCCTGACAAGAGGAACAGCTTCGACGTGGATCGTCCACTCACACCATTTGAGCATCTGGTCGGCGATGATGCAGATCATGGAGAGGGCTCCCGCTTCGCCCATTACTTAGAGTGGGCAACGGATGTGAAGAAGATTGTCGATGACGTCCATGCCAAGGAGGAAGCCTCAAAGCTGATGGAAATGCGTCATAGCATTCACTTTCACGTCTGGGACGGGGCCTCGTGGCTGGATTTCCTCGTCCGCTGCCGAACACATCTTGATAGCCGCTTTGAAATGGTTCACTACGAACTCGCAGGTCCAGAGCTGATCTGTGTCTTGAGGAAAGTCTAA